AACTTAAAAGTAATAATAATGAGTGGCCAGATGGTAGGGCAATTAGTAGTGATAAATCTAAGGATGGAGATGGTACTGTAATGTTAAAGAGTGCCTTTGCCATTGAGGGAGATCAAAAGACCTTTTCTGGAAAGCATACGGAACTATTGCAAAAATGCAGTAACGTAATATTTGGCAGAATGGGTATCCAAAAGGCTTATATTATGCAGAAGAACTTTATGCGAGATTATATAAGTATAAGAGTAAGTGGAAAGGGAAAGGTATCCATAAAGGAACTAAATCGAAATAGAATAAATAGTTTGTACAATGAGACTGAACGGGTTAAAGATGTTCAAATAGAATCCTATGGTAAGAATCTAAGATGGATCATGGTTAGAAATCAGCTGAAAAATAGGGTTTATCTAGAATATGAAGCAACAGAAAATGAAGATATAGAAATTTTAATAGAAGATAGTTTAGGGAGACACAAAATAATTAAGGAGAAAAATGTTCCTAAGAACAAAGTGTATAGAATGAGAATATCCTAGAAGAAATTGAAAGAATCTAAAAAATTTGTTATAGTTTATCCATAGGTCCCTAAGGTCTTAGGGACTTTTTTTACTTGCTATGAAATTATAAATTTTCAAAACGCTAGATAAGTAAAAAAATGAAGGGGGTGTGGGGGAACATCCCCTGCCTCTTTAAAGGAGGATGCTCAGATTACGCTAGTAATCGTCGAAAGGAACCATAGGGTTCCTTAGCGAAGCATACGGAGTATGCCTTTTTTAGGTTAAATAAAATAGTAAAGGGAGGTGTCAGAGTGAGTATAGTATTAGTAACAGGTGGGGCAAGAAGTGGTAAAAGTTCCTTTGCTGAAGAATATATAAAGGAAAGATATGAAAAAGTAGCTTATATAGCTACAGCAATTGCCTTTGATGAGGGAATGGTAGATAGGATTAAAAAGCATCAAGATTCAAGGCCAAAGGATTGGACAACCTATGAACAGTATAAGAATTTACACATGCTCATAAGTGAAATTAATGAATCCAATGAAGTGGCACTACTTGACTGTGTTACCATAATGGTCACTAATTTAATGTTTGAAAAAAATGTGGATTGGGATAATGTATCTAGGGAAGAAATAGATTCTATTGAAGATATGGTGAAAAATGAGTTTCTATTACTCCTTCAAAGGGCCAAGGAAATGAATTTAAATTTAGTATTGGTAACTAATGAATTAGGTATGGGAATAGTTCCTGAAAACAGATTAAGCAGAATCTTTAGGGATATGGCTGGAAGAGTAAACCAACTAATAAGCAAAATGGCCGATGAAGTATATTTTGTAGTATCAGGAATACCTATGAAGATTAAATAGGAGAGATAAGATATGAAAAAGTTAATATTGATGATTCAGTTTCTAACTAGGATTCCCATAAATATTAATTTAGATGTGGATGAGAGTGATTTTTTAGATGGAATTATGTACTTTCCCTTAGTAGGAATTATAATAGGCCTATTTGTAAGTGGATCATATTATTTGGGATATTCCCTAGGGGGTT
This is a stretch of genomic DNA from Anaeromicrobium sediminis. It encodes these proteins:
- the cobU gene encoding bifunctional adenosylcobinamide kinase/adenosylcobinamide-phosphate guanylyltransferase: MVKGGVRVSIVLVTGGARSGKSSFAEEYIKERYEKVAYIATAIAFDEGMVDRIKKHQDSRPKDWTTYEQYKNLHMLISEINESNEVALLDCVTIMVTNLMFEKNVDWDNVSREEIDSIEDMVKNEFLLLLQRAKEMNLNLVLVTNELGMGIVPENRLSRIFRDMAGRVNQLISKMADEVYFVVSGIPMKIK